In one Cupriavidus taiwanensis genomic region, the following are encoded:
- a CDS encoding sensor histidine kinase codes for MSNPLWDSRFRRVLYRVVAGIIVFLALVLVGLLAGASANTEFFDRYFTLLFKVNLVIGALLVLTVGALAVTLWLRYRRGKFGTRLMTKLAVFFGVVGVLPGVLIYLVSLQFVSRSIESWFDVRVETALEAGLNLGRSTIDGALADLQVKARLMSEQLAGASGVATSLQLNRLREQYGVQEAAIFTGSGRVLASASSNYASLVPDLPSGVLAEQARLAGGYAAVEGGTDPSSDGGQAAERVDSSHLYRLRVIIPLGAAPGPAQDTVGAASAPRALSRSSRWAGSGLSVERSPEDSPSSGFGLVGETVREERYLQVLHPVPAVLARNADEVQRAYQEYQEKALGRTGLRKMYIGTLTLTLFLAVFIAVMLALLLGGQLARPLLMLLQGTKEVAEGDLSPKRELKSRDELGMLTQQFNQMTRQLAEARLAVEENRAALEQSKAYLESVLQNLTAGVLVFDRRFVLITANPGAERIFRQPFGAVMGLPMEQIPGMGAFGEIVRQAFSDQNTSEVLGGAEHWQKQIELPQGEEQPLTLLVRGARLPGGERDEPGYVIVFDDISDVISAQRSVAWGEVARRLAHEIKNPLTPIQLSAERLQMKLSPKLEGTDADVLKRGAATIVNQVAAMKRMVDDFRDYARTPPAVLQSLQLNSLVAEVLHLYGIDDPAVHEHPVIHPTLGSALPEIKGDPTQLRQVIHNLLQNAQDAAAENVAAGRAAPHITLHTETVEYKDSAGENRQAVKLTIADNGPGFAPRILSRAFEPYVTTKAKGTGLGLAMVKKIIDEHGARIELRNRMEGAEIVGAQISILFVKLA; via the coding sequence ATGAGCAACCCGTTGTGGGACAGCCGCTTCCGGCGCGTGCTGTACCGCGTCGTGGCCGGCATCATCGTGTTCCTGGCGCTGGTGCTGGTGGGCCTGCTGGCGGGCGCGTCGGCCAATACCGAATTCTTCGATCGCTATTTCACGCTGCTGTTCAAGGTGAACCTGGTGATCGGCGCGCTGCTGGTGCTGACCGTGGGCGCGCTCGCGGTCACGCTGTGGCTGCGCTATCGCCGCGGCAAGTTCGGCACGCGGCTGATGACCAAGCTCGCGGTGTTCTTCGGCGTGGTGGGCGTGCTGCCCGGGGTGCTGATCTACCTGGTGTCGCTGCAATTTGTCTCGCGCAGCATCGAGTCCTGGTTCGACGTGCGCGTGGAAACCGCGCTCGAGGCCGGACTGAACCTGGGACGCTCCACCATCGACGGCGCGCTGGCCGACCTGCAGGTCAAGGCGCGGTTGATGTCCGAGCAGCTGGCCGGCGCCTCCGGCGTGGCCACCTCGCTGCAGCTGAACCGGCTGCGCGAGCAATACGGCGTGCAGGAAGCCGCCATCTTCACCGGCAGCGGCCGCGTGCTGGCATCCGCGTCCAGCAACTATGCCTCGCTGGTGCCGGACCTGCCTTCCGGCGTGCTGGCGGAACAGGCGCGGCTGGCGGGCGGCTATGCCGCGGTCGAGGGCGGCACCGATCCGTCGAGCGATGGCGGCCAGGCGGCCGAGCGCGTCGACAGCAGCCACCTGTACCGCCTGCGCGTGATCATCCCGCTGGGCGCGGCACCGGGGCCCGCGCAGGATACGGTCGGCGCCGCCAGCGCACCGCGTGCGCTGTCACGCTCGTCGCGCTGGGCCGGCTCCGGCCTGTCGGTCGAGCGCAGCCCGGAAGACTCGCCGTCGAGCGGCTTCGGCCTGGTCGGGGAGACCGTGCGCGAAGAGCGCTACCTGCAGGTGCTGCATCCGGTGCCGGCGGTGCTCGCGCGCAATGCCGACGAGGTCCAGCGCGCGTACCAGGAATACCAGGAGAAGGCGCTGGGCCGCACCGGCCTGCGCAAGATGTATATCGGCACGCTGACGCTGACGCTGTTCCTGGCGGTGTTCATCGCGGTGATGCTGGCGCTGCTGCTCGGCGGCCAGCTGGCGCGGCCGCTGTTGATGCTGCTGCAGGGAACCAAGGAAGTGGCCGAGGGCGATCTGTCGCCCAAGCGCGAGCTGAAGAGCCGCGACGAACTGGGCATGCTGACGCAGCAGTTCAACCAGATGACGCGCCAGCTGGCCGAGGCGCGGCTGGCGGTGGAAGAAAACCGCGCCGCGCTGGAGCAGTCGAAGGCTTACCTCGAAAGCGTGCTGCAGAACCTCACCGCGGGCGTGCTGGTGTTCGACCGCCGCTTCGTGCTGATCACCGCCAACCCCGGCGCCGAGCGCATCTTCCGCCAGCCCTTCGGCGCGGTGATGGGGCTGCCGATGGAACAGATCCCCGGCATGGGCGCGTTCGGCGAGATCGTGCGGCAAGCCTTCTCGGACCAGAACACCAGCGAGGTGCTGGGCGGTGCCGAGCACTGGCAAAAGCAGATCGAACTGCCGCAAGGTGAAGAGCAGCCGCTCACGCTGCTGGTGCGCGGCGCGCGCCTGCCCGGCGGCGAGCGCGACGAGCCCGGCTATGTGATCGTCTTCGACGATATTTCCGATGTGATTTCCGCTCAACGCTCGGTGGCGTGGGGCGAGGTCGCTCGGCGCCTGGCGCACGAGATCAAGAACCCGCTCACGCCGATCCAGCTCTCGGCCGAGCGCCTGCAGATGAAGCTCTCGCCCAAGCTCGAGGGCACCGATGCCGACGTGCTCAAGCGCGGCGCCGCCACCATCGTCAACCAGGTGGCCGCGATGAAGCGCATGGTCGATGATTTCCGCGACTACGCGCGCACGCCGCCGGCGGTGCTGCAATCGCTGCAGCTCAACAGCCTGGTGGCCGAGGTGCTGCACCTGTACGGCATCGACGATCCGGCGGTGCACGAGCACCCGGTGATCCATCCGACGCTGGGCAGTGCGCTGCCCGAGATCAAGGGCGACCCGACGCAGCTGCGCCAGGTCATCCACAACCTGCTGCAGAACGCGCAGGACGCTGCGGCGGAGAACGTCGCGGCCGGTAGGGCGGCGCCCCATATCACTCTGCACACCGAGACTGTAGAATACAAAGATTCTGCCGGCGAGAACCGGCAGGCCGTCAAGCTCACCATTGCGGACAATGGTCCCGGTTTTGCACCACGCATCCTGAGCCGTGCGTTCGAGCCTTATGTGACCACCAAAGCCAAGGGCACCGGTCTCGGGCTCGCGATGGTAAAGAAGATCATTGACGAACACGGCGCGCGCATCGAACTGCGCAATCGCATGGAAGGTGCCGAGATCGTCGGTGCGCAGATCTCGATCCTGTTCGTTAAACTGGCATAG
- a CDS encoding aquaporin, with translation MSTLARRLVAEGLGTALLVAIVVGSGIRAERLAAGDTALALLANSLATGAGLVALLVSLGAVSGGHFNPVVSLSALVQGTLAPRDALRYVLVQLAGGVCGVLAAHAMFGEPALAWSAQSRTGASMWWSEFVATFGLVGVGIGTLRSRPQLVPFVVAGYITAGYWFTSSTSFANPALTLACALTDTFTGIRPQDVPGFVLAQIGGGLAATLLFHWLFRKPAAVAPAPVGTLSGATASATTSAD, from the coding sequence ATGAGTACGCTGGCGCGCCGCCTGGTGGCGGAAGGACTCGGCACCGCGCTGCTGGTGGCCATCGTGGTCGGCTCGGGCATTCGTGCCGAGCGCCTCGCCGCCGGCGATACCGCGCTCGCACTGCTGGCGAATTCGCTCGCCACGGGCGCCGGGCTGGTGGCCTTGCTGGTGTCGCTGGGGGCCGTCTCGGGCGGGCATTTCAACCCGGTGGTGAGCTTGTCGGCGCTGGTGCAGGGCACACTGGCCCCACGCGATGCGCTGCGCTACGTGCTGGTGCAGCTGGCGGGCGGCGTCTGCGGCGTGCTCGCGGCGCATGCCATGTTCGGCGAGCCGGCACTGGCGTGGTCGGCGCAGAGCCGCACCGGCGCGTCGATGTGGTGGAGCGAGTTTGTGGCGACCTTCGGCCTGGTCGGCGTGGGCATCGGCACGTTGCGCAGCCGGCCGCAGCTGGTGCCGTTCGTGGTGGCCGGCTACATCACCGCAGGGTACTGGTTCACGTCGTCGACCTCGTTCGCCAATCCCGCGCTGACGCTGGCCTGCGCGCTGACCGATACCTTCACCGGGATCCGGCCGCAGGACGTGCCAGGCTTCGTGCTGGCCCAGATCGGCGGCGGGCTGGCGGCCACGCTGCTGTTCCACTGGCTGTTTCGCAAACCCGCCGCCGTGGCGCCGGCGCCGGTCGGTACCCTGAGCGGCGCGACTGCCAGCGCAACTACCAGCGCCGATTGA
- a CDS encoding LysM peptidoglycan-binding domain-containing protein, whose amino-acid sequence MRDLTKEHQAASGRRLHAFIPRFAYPLLSAAAFTAVAAPAATAADLAVTPAQQAEAQRSARQGIPVADLAANAPSQYTVRAGDTLWGISGRFLRQPWRWPELWGMNQQQIRNPHLIYPGQILYLIQRDGRAWLSTAPGASDTVRLSPQVRSGAADGAAIQSIPAAEIEPFLIRPLVVDQDTLDTSARIVAVSESRVILGRDDTGYARGIPADAPQGSDWQAYRPLTPVRDPVTQALLGYEAEYEGNVRLARGAQGPDAVSTLQVTQARQEMGVGTLLMPQPAREALRYVPHAPDAQLDGRVAKVYGGVEFGGARQVVVLNLGSQAGVEPGHVLALSRAGETVTDKTDSNRAIRLPDERYGLAFVFRVFPGVSYALVTDASNVIAVGDRATSPR is encoded by the coding sequence ATGCGCGATCTTACCAAAGAACACCAGGCGGCGTCGGGCCGCAGGCTGCACGCGTTCATCCCCAGATTTGCATATCCGTTATTGAGTGCCGCGGCCTTTACCGCCGTGGCCGCGCCAGCTGCCACGGCGGCTGACCTGGCGGTCACCCCGGCCCAGCAGGCCGAGGCCCAGCGCAGCGCCCGGCAAGGCATTCCCGTGGCCGATCTTGCCGCCAACGCGCCATCGCAATATACCGTGCGCGCCGGCGACACGCTGTGGGGCATCTCGGGCCGCTTCCTGCGCCAGCCCTGGCGCTGGCCCGAACTCTGGGGCATGAACCAGCAGCAGATCCGCAATCCGCACCTGATCTACCCGGGCCAGATCCTGTACCTGATCCAGCGCGACGGGCGGGCCTGGCTGTCGACCGCGCCGGGTGCCAGCGACACCGTGCGCCTGTCGCCGCAGGTGCGCAGCGGCGCCGCCGACGGCGCCGCCATCCAGAGCATCCCCGCCGCCGAGATCGAGCCCTTCCTGATCCGGCCGCTGGTGGTCGACCAGGACACGCTGGACACCTCGGCACGCATCGTCGCGGTGTCCGAGTCGCGCGTCATCCTGGGCCGCGACGACACCGGCTACGCCCGCGGCATCCCGGCGGACGCGCCGCAGGGCAGCGACTGGCAGGCCTACCGCCCGCTCACCCCGGTGCGCGATCCCGTGACCCAGGCCCTGCTCGGCTACGAGGCCGAATATGAAGGCAATGTGCGGCTGGCACGCGGCGCGCAGGGTCCGGACGCGGTCTCGACCCTGCAGGTCACGCAGGCCAGGCAAGAGATGGGCGTCGGCACGCTGCTGATGCCGCAGCCTGCGCGCGAGGCCTTGCGCTACGTGCCGCACGCACCCGATGCGCAGCTCGACGGCCGCGTCGCCAAGGTCTATGGCGGAGTCGAGTTCGGTGGCGCCAGGCAGGTCGTGGTGCTCAACCTCGGCAGCCAGGCCGGGGTGGAACCGGGCCACGTGCTGGCCCTGTCGCGCGCCGGCGAAACCGTGACCGACAAGACCGACAGCAACCGGGCCATCCGGCTGCCGGACGAGCGCTACGGGCTGGCCTTCGTCTTCCGCGTGTTTCCCGGCGTCTCGTATGCGCTGGTCACCGACGCTTCCAACGTGATCGCGGTGGGCGACCGCGCCACCTCGCCGCGCTGA
- a CDS encoding DUF4390 domain-containing protein, with amino-acid sequence MPSMPRLSGFRVEVDLRCGRLARRALALLLALAAVLWLPRAAQAQVIEATEARVEYQDGGFELAASFDFDLPPALEDALHKGISLYFAVDFQLSRSRWYWFDDKPVNTTRSVRLSYQPLTRQYRISTGGLQLPFTRLKSALQFIQRVRGWRVFERNAVKPGETYNAEVRMRLDLSQLPKPFQINAVNTRDWNLASDWRRFTYTVPTDLSAPPAPPPQPPAPPPALPASPALPASPTLPAPAPSPASMPAAANERVLVEGRGLYLQAASYALSPAMLAQPAPGQP; translated from the coding sequence ATGCCGAGCATGCCGCGCCTGTCAGGCTTTCGCGTTGAAGTGGACCTCCGCTGCGGACGGCTGGCGCGCCGGGCACTCGCGCTGCTGCTGGCGCTGGCCGCCGTGCTGTGGCTGCCCCGCGCGGCGCAGGCACAGGTGATCGAAGCCACCGAGGCCCGCGTCGAATACCAGGACGGCGGCTTCGAGCTTGCCGCCAGCTTCGACTTCGACCTGCCGCCCGCGCTCGAGGACGCGCTGCACAAGGGCATCTCGCTGTATTTCGCGGTCGACTTCCAGCTGTCGCGCTCGCGCTGGTACTGGTTCGACGACAAGCCGGTCAACACCACCCGCAGCGTGCGGCTGTCGTACCAGCCGCTGACACGCCAGTACCGCATCTCCACCGGCGGCCTGCAGCTGCCGTTCACGCGGCTGAAGAGCGCGCTGCAGTTTATCCAGCGCGTGCGCGGCTGGCGCGTGTTCGAGCGCAACGCGGTCAAGCCCGGCGAGACCTACAACGCCGAAGTGCGCATGCGGCTGGACCTGTCGCAGTTGCCCAAGCCGTTCCAGATCAACGCCGTCAACACGCGCGACTGGAACCTGGCGTCCGACTGGCGGCGCTTCACCTACACCGTGCCGACCGACCTGAGCGCGCCGCCCGCGCCACCGCCGCAGCCGCCGGCACCGCCGCCCGCGTTGCCCGCATCGCCCGCGCTGCCGGCCTCGCCGACCCTGCCCGCGCCCGCACCGTCTCCGGCCTCGATGCCGGCCGCGGCCAACGAGCGTGTCCTGGTGGAAGGACGCGGGCTGTATCTGCAGGCCGCGTCGTACGCGCTGTCGCCGGCGATGCTGGCGCAGCCCGCGCCGGGCCAGCCATGA
- the def gene encoding peptide deformylase has translation MAKLDILTYPDPRLHTVAKPVAAVDDRIRQLVKDMAETMYEAPGIGLAATQVNVHEQVVVIDISETRDQLQVFINPEIVWASDNRKVWEEGCLSVPEVYDRVERPDRVRVRALNEKGESFELDADDLLAVCIQHEIDHLRGKVFVEYLSPLKLNRIKSKLQKRERTRM, from the coding sequence ATGGCAAAACTCGACATCCTGACCTACCCCGATCCCCGCCTGCACACCGTTGCCAAACCCGTGGCCGCGGTGGACGACCGCATCCGCCAGCTGGTCAAGGACATGGCGGAAACCATGTACGAAGCGCCCGGCATCGGCCTGGCCGCGACCCAGGTCAACGTGCACGAGCAGGTGGTGGTGATCGACATCTCGGAAACGCGTGACCAGCTCCAGGTCTTCATCAACCCGGAGATCGTCTGGGCCAGCGACAACCGCAAGGTGTGGGAAGAGGGCTGCCTGTCGGTGCCCGAGGTCTATGACCGGGTCGAGCGCCCCGACCGCGTGCGCGTGCGCGCGCTCAACGAGAAGGGCGAAAGCTTCGAGCTCGACGCCGACGACCTGCTGGCGGTCTGCATCCAGCACGAGATCGATCACCTGCGCGGCAAGGTCTTCGTCGAGTACCTGTCGCCGCTCAAGCTGAACCGCATCAAGAGCAAGCTGCAGAAGCGCGAACGCACCCGCATGTAA
- a CDS encoding response regulator yields MATILVVDDEMGIRELLSEILSDEGHVVELAENAQQARDYRAAGTPDLVLLDIWMPDTDGVTLLKEWSAQGQLTMPVIMMSGHATIDTAVEATKIGALNFLEKPIALQKLLSAVEQGLARGIERPRSSATAAAAPATAPTSEPGTAAATPETTAEAAPNGSPARVPEAEMQFSFDMPLREARDLFERAYFEYHLLREHGSMTRVAEKTGLERTHLYRKLKQLGVELGRNKPEPAEH; encoded by the coding sequence ATGGCAACCATCCTCGTAGTCGATGACGAAATGGGAATCCGGGAGCTGCTCTCGGAGATCCTCAGCGACGAAGGCCATGTGGTCGAACTCGCGGAAAACGCGCAACAGGCGCGCGATTACCGTGCGGCGGGCACGCCCGATCTCGTGCTGCTCGATATCTGGATGCCCGATACCGATGGCGTCACGCTGCTCAAGGAGTGGTCCGCGCAGGGACAGCTGACCATGCCCGTGATCATGATGTCGGGCCACGCAACCATCGATACCGCGGTCGAGGCCACCAAGATCGGCGCGCTCAATTTCCTGGAAAAACCGATCGCGCTGCAGAAGCTGCTGTCCGCGGTGGAACAGGGCCTGGCCCGCGGCATCGAACGCCCGCGCAGCAGCGCCACGGCCGCCGCGGCACCCGCCACCGCGCCGACGTCTGAGCCCGGCACGGCCGCCGCCACGCCCGAGACCACTGCAGAAGCCGCACCCAACGGCAGCCCGGCGCGCGTGCCTGAAGCCGAGATGCAGTTCTCGTTCGACATGCCGCTGCGCGAAGCGCGCGACCTGTTCGAGCGCGCCTATTTCGAATACCACCTGCTGCGCGAACACGGCAGCATGACCCGCGTGGCCGAGAAGACCGGGCTGGAGCGCACCCACCTGTACCGCAAGCTCAAGCAGCTCGGCGTCGAACTGGGGCGCAACAAGCCGGAGCCGGCCGAACACTGA
- the htpX gene encoding zinc metalloprotease HtpX — protein sequence MFNWVKTFMLMAAITALFIVIGGMIGGRSGMMFALLIALGMNFFSYWFSDKMVLRMYNAQEVDAGSAPQFYGMVQDLAQRAGLPMPRVYLINEDAPNAFATGRNPEHAAVAATTGILRVLSERELRGVMAHELAHVRHRDILTSTIAATMAGAISALANMAMFFGGRDENGNRTNPIAGIAVAILAPLAASLIQMAISRAREFEADRGGAEISGDPQALASALDKIHRYAQGIPFQAAEEHPATAQMMIMNPLSGGGIANLFSTHPATEERIARLMQMAQTGTYPA from the coding sequence ATGTTCAACTGGGTCAAGACCTTCATGCTGATGGCGGCCATCACGGCGCTGTTCATCGTCATCGGCGGCATGATCGGCGGACGCAGCGGCATGATGTTCGCGCTGCTGATCGCGCTGGGCATGAACTTCTTCTCCTACTGGTTCTCGGACAAGATGGTCCTGCGCATGTACAACGCGCAGGAAGTCGATGCCGGCAGCGCCCCGCAGTTCTACGGCATGGTGCAGGACCTGGCGCAGCGCGCCGGCCTGCCGATGCCGCGCGTCTACCTGATCAACGAAGACGCGCCCAACGCCTTTGCCACCGGGCGCAATCCGGAACACGCCGCGGTGGCGGCCACCACCGGCATCCTGCGCGTGCTGTCCGAGCGCGAGCTGCGCGGCGTGATGGCGCACGAGCTGGCGCATGTGCGCCACCGCGACATCCTGACCTCCACCATCGCCGCCACCATGGCCGGCGCGATCTCGGCCCTGGCGAATATGGCGATGTTCTTCGGCGGGCGTGACGAGAACGGCAACCGCACCAACCCTATCGCCGGCATTGCCGTCGCGATCCTGGCGCCGCTGGCGGCGTCGCTGATCCAGATGGCGATCTCGCGCGCGCGTGAATTCGAAGCCGACCGCGGCGGCGCCGAGATCAGCGGCGACCCGCAGGCGCTGGCCAGCGCGCTCGACAAGATCCATCGCTACGCGCAGGGCATCCCGTTCCAGGCCGCCGAGGAGCATCCGGCGACGGCGCAGATGATGATCATGAACCCGCTGTCCGGCGGCGGCATCGCCAACCTGTTCTCGACCCATCCGGCCACCGAGGAACGCATCGCGCGCCTGATGCAGATGGCACAGACCGGCACCTACCCGGCCTGA
- the fmt gene encoding methionyl-tRNA formyltransferase produces the protein MSQASPLRVAFAGTPEFARLALEAIHAAGFPVVAVLTQPDRPAGRGMQLQASPVKQFAVANGLAPVLQPRSLRRHGKYPQEAAAAIETLAGLAPDVMVVAAYGLILPAEVLTLPRLGCLNIHGSLLPRWRGAAPIHRAIEAGDAETGITLMQMDEGLDTGDMLTREAVPIGADDTTGTLHDALAALGARMIVDALRQLDAGRPLPATPQPEQGVTYAEKIAKDEAPLDLRRPAAELANQVRAFNPFPGATVQVGDTVIKCWQAVPLAAASSLPHPPGTVLAADAAGILIACGEGSALQVTELQKPGGRRQPAQQFLQGLPLPPGTRCAVPDNGAAAA, from the coding sequence ATGTCCCAAGCCAGCCCCTTGCGTGTCGCCTTTGCCGGCACGCCCGAGTTTGCGCGCCTCGCGCTGGAAGCCATCCACGCCGCCGGCTTTCCGGTGGTCGCGGTGCTGACCCAGCCCGATCGGCCCGCCGGCCGCGGCATGCAGCTGCAGGCCAGCCCGGTGAAGCAGTTCGCCGTCGCCAATGGCCTGGCGCCGGTGCTGCAGCCACGTTCGCTGCGCCGCCACGGCAAGTATCCGCAGGAGGCCGCCGCGGCCATCGAAACCCTCGCCGGCCTCGCGCCCGATGTCATGGTGGTGGCGGCCTACGGCCTGATCCTGCCGGCCGAGGTGCTGACGCTGCCGCGGCTGGGCTGCCTGAATATCCACGGCTCGCTGCTGCCGCGCTGGCGCGGCGCGGCGCCGATCCACCGCGCCATCGAGGCAGGCGACGCCGAGACCGGCATCACGCTGATGCAGATGGACGAGGGCCTGGACACCGGCGACATGCTCACGCGCGAGGCGGTACCGATCGGCGCGGACGACACCACCGGCACGCTGCACGACGCCCTGGCCGCGCTCGGCGCGCGCATGATCGTGGATGCGCTGCGGCAACTGGACGCCGGCCGCCCGCTGCCGGCCACACCGCAACCGGAGCAAGGCGTCACCTACGCCGAGAAGATCGCCAAGGACGAAGCCCCGCTGGACCTGCGCCGCCCGGCCGCCGAGCTGGCCAACCAGGTGCGCGCCTTCAACCCGTTCCCGGGCGCCACCGTGCAGGTCGGCGACACCGTGATCAAGTGCTGGCAGGCGGTGCCGCTGGCGGCGGCCAGCAGCCTGCCACATCCGCCAGGCACGGTGCTGGCCGCCGACGCCGCCGGCATCCTGATCGCCTGCGGCGAAGGCAGCGCGCTGCAGGTCACCGAGCTGCAGAAGCCGGGCGGCCGCCGCCAGCCGGCGCAGCAGTTCCTGCAAGGCCTGCCGCTGCCCCCGGGCACGCGCTGCGCGGTGCCCGACAATGGCGCCGCGGCGGCGTGA
- the rsmB gene encoding 16S rRNA (cytosine(967)-C(5))-methyltransferase RsmB yields MRLPPDSLAFQMLGAATAVRAVSEGTALPQAIEDAAAQLRLDRVRDAATRGALQDIAYRTMRQFGTARALVTRLVTRPPGAQVDSLLAVALALLLEHGPGPRERHEGADPARHDTDAGRPGYSTFTVVDQAVSAAASEPKTAHARGLVNAVLRRFLRERKALLAEVNRDEQARWNLPPWWLRMLREAYPDRWMALAASANVRPPMTVRVNTARVSVQQYRTDLANAGLAGHVVGPQAVRLVRAVPVNQLPGFAEGVVSVQDAGAQLAAPLLEVADGMRVLDACAAPGGKTGHLLELADIEVTAVESDAQRATRIGENLARLGKSAKIVVGDASRPADWWDGQPFDRILADVPCSASGIVRRHPDIRWLRRETDIAKLITEQRRIVSQLWPLLKPGGILVYVTCSIFPTEGEEQARWFGEQLADAIRLQAPGQLLPGTQATLAAGPDGAKATLDSTGGTDGTSLPSDHDGFFYARFQKRA; encoded by the coding sequence ATGCGCCTGCCTCCCGATTCGCTTGCCTTCCAGATGCTTGGTGCCGCCACCGCGGTGCGCGCCGTCAGCGAAGGCACGGCCTTGCCCCAGGCGATCGAGGACGCCGCCGCGCAACTGCGGCTGGACCGCGTGCGCGATGCCGCCACCCGCGGCGCGCTGCAGGATATCGCCTACCGCACCATGCGCCAGTTCGGCACCGCGCGCGCGCTGGTGACCAGGCTGGTGACGCGCCCGCCCGGTGCGCAGGTCGATTCGCTGCTGGCGGTGGCGCTGGCCCTGTTGCTGGAACACGGGCCGGGCCCGCGCGAGCGGCACGAAGGCGCCGACCCGGCGCGCCACGACACCGACGCGGGCCGGCCGGGCTACAGCACCTTCACGGTGGTCGACCAGGCGGTCAGCGCGGCCGCCTCCGAACCCAAGACTGCGCATGCGCGCGGACTGGTCAACGCGGTGCTGCGCCGTTTCCTGCGCGAACGCAAGGCGCTGCTGGCCGAGGTCAACCGCGACGAGCAGGCGCGCTGGAACCTGCCGCCGTGGTGGCTGCGCATGCTGCGCGAGGCCTACCCCGACCGGTGGATGGCGCTGGCCGCCAGCGCCAACGTGCGCCCGCCGATGACGGTACGCGTCAACACCGCGCGCGTGTCGGTGCAGCAGTACCGCACCGACCTCGCCAATGCCGGCCTGGCCGGGCACGTCGTCGGTCCGCAGGCCGTGCGCCTGGTGCGCGCGGTCCCGGTGAACCAGCTGCCGGGCTTTGCCGAAGGCGTGGTCTCGGTGCAGGACGCTGGCGCGCAACTGGCCGCACCGCTGCTCGAGGTGGCCGACGGCATGCGCGTGCTCGATGCCTGCGCGGCGCCCGGCGGCAAGACCGGGCATTTGCTTGAGCTGGCCGATATCGAAGTGACCGCGGTCGAGAGCGACGCGCAGCGCGCCACCCGCATCGGCGAGAACCTGGCGCGCCTGGGCAAGTCGGCGAAGATCGTGGTCGGCGATGCCAGCCGGCCCGCCGACTGGTGGGACGGACAGCCGTTCGACCGCATCCTCGCTGACGTGCCGTGCTCGGCCTCGGGCATCGTGCGGCGCCATCCCGATATCCGCTGGCTGCGCCGCGAAACCGATATCGCCAAGCTCATCACCGAGCAACGCCGCATCGTCTCGCAGCTGTGGCCCCTGCTCAAGCCGGGCGGCATCCTGGTCTATGTCACCTGTTCTATTTTCCCAACGGAGGGCGAGGAGCAGGCGCGCTGGTTTGGTGAGCAACTGGCGGATGCGATACGATTGCAGGCGCCGGGACAGCTGCTGCCCGGCACCCAAGCAACGCTTGCCGCGGGCCCGGACGGTGCCAAGGCCACCCTTGACAGCACCGGCGGCACCGACGGTACCAGCCTGCCATCCGATCACGATGGCTTCTTCTACGCCCGCTTCCAGAAACGCGCCTGA